The following proteins are co-located in the Paralichthys olivaceus isolate ysfri-2021 chromosome 2, ASM2471397v2, whole genome shotgun sequence genome:
- the LOC109629266 gene encoding keratin, type II cytoskeletal 8-like, translated as MSINRKTRSVSGYVTSSSRRSLAAPVGGSYTISKRSTFGVGSAPSAGFSAGSAYGFTSSQGGGSYGSFGQGGGAFPPQITAVQVNQSLLAPLNLAIDPTIQVVRTQEKDQIKTLNNRFASFIDKVRFLEQQNKMLETKWSLLQDQTTTRSNIEGMFEAYISNLRRQLDGLGNEKVKLEGELRNMQGLVEDFKRKYEDEINKRAAAENEFVLLKKDVDAAYMNKVELEARADALQDEINFLRAVYEAELRELQGQIKDTSVVVEMDNSRNLDMDAIVAEVRAQYEDIANRSRAEAESWYRQKYEEMESSAGQYGDDLRTTKAEISELTRMISRLQNEIEAVKGQRVNLEAQIAEAEERGELAVKDAKLRIKDLEDALQRAKQDMARQVREYQELMNVKLALDIEIATYRKLLEGEEDRLATGSNATIHVQSSGGVSSSSSGGYGYGSSISGGYGGSSISGGYGGTITKSTVTSTSNRRVY; from the exons ATGTCCATCAACAGAAAGACAAGGTCTGTTTCAGGCTATGTaactagcagcagcaggaggtctCTTGCCGCACCAGTCGGTGGCAGCTACACCATCTCAAAGAGAAGCACTTTTGGCGTTGGTTCGGCTCCTAGTGCTGGCTTTAGTGCTGGTAGTGCTTATGGCTTCACTTCCAGCCAAGGGGGTGGCAGTTATGGCAGCTTTGGCCAAGGCGGAGGTGCTTTCCCACCACAGATCACAGCTGTCCAAGTCAACCAGAGCCTGCTGGCCCCACTGAACCTGGCGATTGACCCCACCATACAGGTTGTCCGCACCCAGGAGAAGGACCAGATCAAGACCCTCAACAACCGCTTCGCCTCCTTCATCGACAAG GTCAGATTCTTGGAGCAGCAGAACAAGATGCTGGAGACCAAATGGAGCCTCCTGCAGGACCAGACCACCACCCGCTCCAACATCGAGGGCATGTTCGAGGCCTACATCTCAAACCTGCGCAGACAGCTCGATGGGCTGGGCAACGAGAAAGTCAAGCTGGAGGGAGAGCTCAGGAACATGCAAGGCCTGGTTGAGGACTTCAAGAGAAA GTACGAGGATGAAATCAACAAGcgtgcagctgcagagaacGAGTTTGTGCTCCTGAAGAAG GATGTCGATGCTGCCTACATGAAcaaggtggagctggaggccagggcTGATGCTCTTCAGGATGAGATCAACTTCCTCAGGGCTGTCTATGAGGCT GAGCTTCGCGAGCTGCAGGGCCAGATCAAGGACACCTCTGTCGTTGTGGAGATGGACAACAGCCGTAACCTTGACATGGACGCAATTGTGGCTGAAGTGCGCGCTCAGTATGAGGATATTGCCAACCGCAGCAGAGCTGAAGCAGAGAGCTGGTACAGACAGAAG taCGAGGAGATGGAGTCTTCAGCTGGACAGTATGGTGACGATCTGCGCACGACCAAGGCTGAGATCTCTGAGCTGACCCGCATGATCTCCCGTCTTCAGAATGAGATCGAGGCTGTCAAAGGACAG AGGGTAAACCTTGAGGCCCAGATCGCAGAGGCCGAGGAGCGTGGTGAGCTGGCAGTGAAGGACGCCAAGCTCCGCATCAAGGACCTGGAGGatgctctgcagagagccaAGCAGGACATGGCCCGCCAGGTGCGTGAATACCAGGAGCTGATGAACGTCAAACTGGCCCTGGACATCGAAATCGCAACCTACAGGAAACTgctggaaggagaggaggacag ACTCGCCACCGGCTCCAACGCAACCATTCATGTGCAGTCCTCTGGAG GAGTTTCCAGCTCCAGCAGTGGTGGATACGGCTATGGCAGCAGCATCAGTGGAGGTTATGGTGGCAGCAGCATCAGTGGAGGTTATGGTGGCACCATCACCAAGTCCACAGTCACATCAACCAGCAACAGGAGGGTCTATTAA